A single window of Vibrio campbellii CAIM 519 = NBRC 15631 = ATCC 25920 DNA harbors:
- a CDS encoding ABC transporter permease produces MKSIARMKAVMIKEIRQLSRDRITFGMVVMIPLIQLLLFGFAINTDIRNIPVGVVDQSGSTAGRVITESVKVTQVVDVVETFATAEQAEQAIQDGIVRAALILPSDLTQRMVQGRELGQWIVDGSDTIISSAILSLQTMPLTDFDFEIRPAPTKTFEVALYYNPSRRSAVNIVPGLLGVILTMTMILFTSAAIVRERERGNLELLITTPIHSIELMVAKIIPYIFVGLIQVFIILGLGHWIFDVPINGAISQILFGTLLFIAASLTLGLVISTIATTQLQAMQMTVFILLPSILLSGFMFPYEGMPIAAQLISEALPATHFMRIIRGVVLRGADLMELWRDTLWLLGFTVIGLFVASLRFKKSLD; encoded by the coding sequence ATGAAATCTATCGCCCGTATGAAAGCGGTAATGATCAAAGAGATCCGTCAGCTTTCACGTGACCGCATTACCTTTGGCATGGTCGTGATGATCCCGTTGATTCAGCTCCTGCTGTTCGGCTTTGCCATTAATACCGATATTCGCAACATTCCCGTTGGCGTCGTCGATCAAAGTGGCAGTACTGCTGGGCGTGTGATCACCGAGTCCGTCAAAGTCACGCAAGTGGTCGATGTGGTCGAAACCTTCGCTACCGCGGAGCAAGCAGAACAAGCCATTCAAGATGGTATCGTTCGTGCGGCTTTGATTCTGCCTAGCGATCTAACCCAGCGTATGGTGCAAGGTAGAGAGCTTGGTCAGTGGATTGTGGATGGTTCCGACACCATTATCAGCTCAGCGATTCTCTCACTACAAACCATGCCGTTAACGGATTTTGATTTTGAGATACGCCCTGCACCGACCAAAACCTTTGAAGTTGCGCTGTATTACAACCCGAGTCGGCGCTCGGCGGTGAACATTGTCCCCGGTTTGTTGGGCGTGATTCTAACCATGACGATGATCTTGTTCACTAGTGCTGCCATTGTTCGAGAACGGGAGCGTGGCAATCTAGAGTTACTGATTACCACACCAATCCACTCTATCGAGCTGATGGTGGCAAAGATCATTCCTTACATCTTCGTAGGTTTGATTCAAGTTTTCATCATTCTCGGTTTGGGTCACTGGATATTTGATGTACCGATAAACGGCGCCATTAGTCAGATATTGTTTGGCACGCTGTTATTCATCGCCGCGAGTTTAACTTTAGGTTTGGTGATATCCACCATTGCGACGACACAGCTTCAGGCCATGCAGATGACGGTGTTTATTCTTTTGCCGTCGATTCTTCTGTCCGGATTTATGTTCCCTTATGAAGGGATGCCCATCGCGGCACAATTGATATCAGAAGCCCTGCCTGCCACTCATTTTATGCGCATTATTCGTGGTGTCGTGCTGCGCGGTGCAGACTTAATGGAGCTATGGCGAGATACACTTTGGTTGCTTGGGTTTACGGTTATCGGTCTCTTTGTTGCTTCACTTCGCTTCAAGAAGTCTCTCGATTAA
- a CDS encoding ABC transporter ATP-binding protein: MTEYAIQAENVVKKFGDFTAINNITLNVPKGSIYGFLGPNGCGKSTTIRVLTGLLSPSEGNVDVLGLEIPKQSELLRLKIGYMTQKFSLYDDLTVQENLEFIGQIFGMETKALKARIEEQLATYGLDQLRKQRVGGMSGGQKQRLSLAAATMHKPELLFLDEPTSAVDPENRRDFWEQLFDLSDQGTTILVTTHYMDEAERCHRLAIMEAGEIRADGEPEELMAQMGVNIVEVKADNLRELKEKVIQRKEVRSAAQLGIRLRILIHQHIEQPIEWLTQTFPELEGCEMNIARPSLEDVFVSVTGEGRQ; encoded by the coding sequence ATGACCGAATACGCGATTCAAGCTGAAAATGTAGTGAAAAAGTTTGGTGACTTCACCGCCATCAACAACATCACGCTTAATGTGCCCAAAGGCAGTATTTATGGTTTTCTTGGCCCCAACGGCTGCGGTAAATCGACAACCATTCGTGTGTTAACAGGCCTACTCAGCCCAAGTGAGGGCAATGTTGATGTACTCGGGCTAGAGATCCCAAAACAATCGGAATTGCTGCGCCTTAAGATTGGCTACATGACACAAAAGTTCTCCCTCTATGATGACCTGACGGTTCAAGAGAATCTTGAGTTTATTGGACAAATCTTTGGTATGGAAACCAAGGCCCTAAAAGCTCGCATCGAAGAACAACTAGCCACCTACGGTCTCGACCAACTACGCAAACAGCGCGTAGGCGGAATGAGTGGCGGGCAGAAACAACGCTTGTCTCTCGCCGCAGCCACCATGCACAAACCAGAACTGTTGTTTCTCGATGAGCCCACATCTGCGGTTGACCCAGAGAACCGACGCGATTTCTGGGAGCAGTTGTTTGATCTCTCTGACCAAGGCACGACGATTTTGGTCACAACGCACTACATGGATGAAGCAGAGCGCTGTCATCGTCTGGCTATTATGGAAGCGGGCGAAATTCGCGCCGATGGTGAGCCAGAAGAACTCATGGCGCAAATGGGCGTTAACATCGTCGAAGTCAAAGCGGATAACTTACGCGAGCTAAAAGAGAAAGTCATTCAGCGCAAAGAGGTACGCTCAGCCGCACAGCTCGGCATTCGCTTACGCATTTTAATCCACCAGCACATCGAACAACCGATCGAATGGTTAACCCAAACCTTTCCTGAGCTTGAGGGCTGCGAGATGAACATTGCTCGCCCGAGCTTAGAAGATGTGTTTGTCAGCGTTACGGGGGAAGGTCGCCAATGA
- a CDS encoding HlyD family secretion protein, translating to MMKRIILGTLALTLLTACSKDDGQQALGTLERDRVTFTATSSEIIRALPIKEGSQVTEGEVLVQLDTKNQGAVLAHAVAEQAKADAYLLKLTNGERPEDIAAAQARVARAEAKLVEAQKNYQRKAELVRKKLISQSEKDTALAARDSARAELDSSQEEFSKLTAGSRPEDIEQAKAALMAAKADVALQDQKLAELTITATRDGLLDSLPFNLGERVPINSVVAVIQASRVPYARVYVPANYRVDFVPGKTVNVHVDGVEQPYSGTVRWVATEPSFTPYFALTEEERSRLMYLAEVDLQDSAQSLPSGIPAQVDLVE from the coding sequence ATGATGAAGCGAATCATTCTTGGCACCTTAGCCCTGACTCTTTTAACTGCCTGTTCCAAAGATGACGGACAGCAAGCCCTTGGCACACTAGAGCGTGACCGCGTAACCTTTACTGCAACCTCTAGCGAGATAATTCGAGCCCTACCCATCAAGGAAGGCAGCCAAGTCACCGAAGGAGAAGTGTTGGTTCAGCTCGATACAAAGAACCAAGGAGCCGTTTTAGCTCACGCCGTAGCCGAACAAGCAAAGGCTGACGCTTATCTTTTGAAATTGACCAATGGTGAGCGACCAGAAGACATTGCCGCAGCACAAGCACGTGTTGCCAGAGCGGAAGCTAAATTGGTTGAAGCACAAAAGAACTACCAACGTAAAGCGGAATTAGTTCGTAAAAAGCTCATCAGCCAATCAGAAAAAGACACCGCTTTAGCAGCCAGAGATTCTGCCCGTGCAGAGCTAGACTCCTCACAAGAAGAGTTCAGCAAACTGACCGCTGGCTCTCGCCCTGAAGATATTGAACAAGCGAAAGCCGCACTCATGGCAGCAAAAGCTGATGTAGCATTGCAAGACCAGAAACTGGCAGAACTCACCATCACCGCCACGCGAGATGGCTTGTTAGATAGCCTACCGTTTAACCTTGGCGAACGCGTCCCTATCAATAGCGTGGTTGCTGTAATACAAGCCAGCCGCGTCCCATACGCTCGTGTTTATGTTCCTGCTAACTATCGAGTCGACTTTGTGCCGGGTAAAACGGTTAACGTGCATGTAGATGGTGTTGAGCAACCATATAGCGGCACCGTTCGTTGGGTAGCGACTGAGCCTTCATTCACACCTTATTTCGCGCTCACCGAGGAAGAACGCTCGCGTTTGATGTACCTAGCAGAAGTCGACCTACAAGACTCCGCACAATCCTTGCCTTCAGGTATCCCAGCGCAAGTGGATTTGGTGGAGTAA
- a CDS encoding MurR/RpiR family transcriptional regulator, whose product MSLEVDIISQITERFSALRDAEKKVAKLIMDDIQTAANASITELAQSAEVSEATITRFAKAVGCKNVRDMKIKLAQTLTVGQRFILEPPDQSGYQGIYESIKQSLDVNRSLIVEEDIDTAVNWLHSARQVICIGMGGGSTIAAQEMQHRLFRLGYPVVAYNDGLLSRMIAATADANDVLVMISATGYTPAIIETAQLAKQYGVKVIVITPKDTPLTEQADLVLSIEHQETDFIYKPSASRYAMLALVDVLSMALAVNHKRRSRDKLRRLKVALDSYRGGLERQPLGD is encoded by the coding sequence TTGAGTTTAGAAGTCGATATTATCTCTCAAATCACTGAACGTTTCAGTGCGCTGCGCGATGCCGAAAAAAAGGTCGCGAAGTTGATCATGGACGACATTCAAACTGCCGCCAATGCCAGCATTACTGAACTGGCACAAAGCGCAGAAGTGAGTGAAGCCACTATCACCCGTTTTGCCAAAGCTGTTGGCTGCAAAAACGTACGTGATATGAAGATCAAACTGGCACAAACCTTAACGGTTGGGCAACGATTCATCCTTGAGCCGCCTGACCAAAGTGGCTACCAAGGCATTTATGAATCGATCAAGCAATCCCTTGATGTAAACCGCAGTTTGATTGTTGAAGAAGATATCGACACTGCTGTGAATTGGCTGCACAGCGCAAGACAAGTGATCTGTATTGGTATGGGTGGCGGCTCAACCATTGCAGCACAGGAGATGCAGCATCGCTTATTCCGTCTGGGTTACCCTGTTGTGGCGTACAACGATGGCTTGTTATCGCGCATGATTGCAGCGACGGCAGACGCGAATGATGTGTTGGTGATGATCTCAGCCACTGGCTATACCCCTGCCATTATAGAAACCGCGCAATTAGCTAAGCAGTACGGCGTGAAAGTTATTGTGATTACTCCGAAAGACACGCCTTTGACTGAGCAAGCCGATTTGGTTCTGTCTATTGAGCACCAAGAGACGGACTTCATCTACAAGCCATCCGCTTCTCGCTACGCGATGTTGGCTTTGGTTGATGTACTTTCGATGGCATTAGCCGTTAATCATAAGCGACGCTCGCGCGATAAACTTCGCCGACTCAAAGTTGCCCTCGACTCTTATCGTGGCGGTTTGGAAAGACAGCCTCTTGGTGATTAA
- a CDS encoding amino acid deaminase, producing the protein MKDNRQKCDKNYHNECVTTPGYGEKAQPVACNSDGLHSLIHEEITLPAAVIKSSSLKNNLDWMQRFANQHKVKLSPHGKTTMTPAFFQQQLENGAWGITVATPAQAEIAALGGAKNIIMANQLVGRANMTIIANLIETHGINFYCCVDSSRNVKALERAFAEHQLPLNVLIEFGVQGGRCGCRNQQDVVELATLIHEQPHLTLKGIEVYEGVIHGDNAEQDIRDFLNTTLEIAAQLQNDKLIESKPLVTGAGSAWYDVVSECFANLEDFDAIIRPGCYAIHDTGIYLDAQNKVMQRAENNQGAACDLGGDLESALELWAYVISRPEPTKLVAGFGKRDVAFDAGLPIPERAYRDGESISIESAVTTAVMDQHAFIEVDANSDLQVGDMIAFSTSHPCLTFDKWRAVAVCDDEYQVTHWVKTRF; encoded by the coding sequence ATGAAAGACAATCGCCAAAAGTGTGATAAAAACTATCATAATGAGTGTGTTACCACGCCAGGTTACGGAGAAAAGGCTCAACCTGTTGCGTGCAATTCCGATGGGTTACACAGTTTGATCCATGAAGAGATCACACTGCCCGCAGCGGTGATCAAATCTTCTTCATTGAAGAATAACCTCGATTGGATGCAGCGTTTCGCCAATCAGCACAAAGTGAAGTTGTCACCGCACGGTAAAACCACCATGACTCCCGCTTTCTTCCAGCAGCAATTAGAAAACGGCGCTTGGGGCATTACCGTCGCAACGCCGGCTCAGGCAGAGATTGCGGCGCTAGGCGGAGCGAAAAACATCATCATGGCGAACCAACTAGTCGGGCGCGCAAACATGACCATCATCGCCAACTTGATTGAAACCCATGGAATCAACTTCTATTGCTGTGTGGACTCAAGCCGAAACGTCAAAGCGCTAGAGCGTGCGTTTGCTGAACATCAATTGCCTCTTAATGTACTGATTGAGTTTGGAGTCCAGGGCGGTCGCTGTGGATGCCGAAACCAACAAGATGTGGTTGAGCTAGCCACACTCATCCACGAGCAACCTCACCTTACGCTCAAAGGTATCGAGGTCTACGAAGGTGTCATTCATGGTGACAATGCTGAGCAGGACATCCGTGACTTCCTCAACACCACATTAGAAATCGCAGCCCAACTACAAAACGACAAGTTGATTGAGTCTAAACCTCTGGTCACAGGCGCCGGCTCTGCTTGGTATGACGTAGTTTCTGAATGCTTTGCCAACCTAGAAGATTTTGACGCCATCATTCGCCCAGGTTGCTACGCAATTCATGACACAGGCATTTACCTAGACGCACAAAACAAAGTCATGCAGCGCGCTGAAAACAACCAAGGTGCCGCGTGTGACTTAGGTGGTGATCTGGAATCAGCACTAGAGCTTTGGGCTTATGTGATTTCTCGCCCTGAGCCAACCAAGCTAGTTGCCGGCTTCGGTAAACGTGACGTGGCGTTTGATGCTGGATTGCCAATCCCTGAGCGCGCATACCGCGATGGTGAGTCAATCTCTATTGAAAGTGCGGTAACGACCGCGGTAATGGATCAGCATGCGTTCATCGAAGTAGACGCAAACAGCGACCTTCAAGTGGGTGATATGATTGCCTTCTCAACCTCTCATCCATGTTTAACGTTTGATAAGTGGCGTGCAGTGGCAGTTTGTGATGATGAGTATCAAGTCACTCATTGGGTGAAAACCCGTTTCTGA